The Pristiophorus japonicus isolate sPriJap1 chromosome 3, sPriJap1.hap1, whole genome shotgun sequence genome has a segment encoding these proteins:
- the LOC139259620 gene encoding zinc finger protein 239-like, with protein sequence MEKPWECGDCGKGFRSPSELEIHRRSHTGERPFTCSECGKGFTLSSNLLRHQRLHTGERPFTCSECGKGFTLSSNLLIHQRIHTGERPFTCSECGKGFTLSSILLRHQRVHTGERPFTCSECGKGFTRLSTLLRHQQVHTGERPFTCSECGKGFTRSSQLLRHQRVHTGERPFTCSECGKGFTESSTLLRHQRVHK encoded by the coding sequence atggagaaaccgtgggaatgtggtgactgtgggaagggattcagatcaccatctgagctggaaattcatcgacgcagtcacactggggagagaccattcacctgctcagagtgtgggaagggattcactctttcatccaacctgctgagacaccagcgacttcacactggggagaggccgttcacctgctctgagtgtgggaagggattcactttgtcatccaacctgctgatacaccagcgaattcacactggagagaggccattcacatgctcagagtgtgggaagggattcactctgtcatccatcctgctgagacaccagcgagttcacactggggagaggccgttcacctgctcagagtgtgggaagggattcactcggttatccaccctgctgagacaccagcaagttcacactggggagaggccattcacctgctcagagtgtgggaagggattcactcggtcatcccagctgctgagacaccagcgagttcacactggggagaggccgttcacctgctcagagtgtgggaagggattcactgagtcatccaccctgctgagacaccagcgagttcacaagtga